A window of Ptychodera flava strain L36383 chromosome 1, AS_Pfla_20210202, whole genome shotgun sequence contains these coding sequences:
- the LOC139143172 gene encoding protein kinase C and casein kinase substrate in neurons protein 2-like, with product MAIFESIYKQAYGVIQSADAGKDLESWRTKYGTGMEPNWPKFEDYDIHADGRKFSFFRKRVRPSQSAREDGLLDDEFDSDDFEDFSDETDGDSNPKEVNGHHHVTASRQKDEDDSPYQNITPRGSLGAESPGGQSPGAEGTSPSTARGSLDMFAVRALYDFEPASDDELQLRAGDILTQIGSVHDNGWAYGRLRDRLGLFPANYVEALR from the exons ATGGCCAT TTTTGAGAGCATCTACAAGCAGGCCTATGGAGTAATTCAATCTGCCGATGCAGGCAAAGATCTGGAGAGTTGGAGAACAAAATATGGCACGGGAATGGAACCAAACTGGCCGAAATTTGAG gACTACGACATTCACGCCGACGGCAGGAAATTCAGTTTTTTCCGTAAAAGGGTTCGGCCGTCACAGTCAGCCAGAGAGGACGG ACTTCTCGATGATGAATTCGATTCAGACGATTTTGAAGACTTTTCTGACGAAACAGACGGCGACAGTAATCCTAAAGAAGTTAACGGCCACCATCACGTGACAGCGAGCAGACAGAAAGACGA AGATGATTCTCCGTACCAAAATATCACACCCAGAGGCAGCCTGGGCGCCGAGTCCCCAGGCGGTCAGTCACCAGGGGCAGAGGGAACATCGCCCTCAACGGCAAGAGGTAGTTTGGACATGTTTGCTGTCAGAGCGCTCTACGACTTCGAGCCGGCGTCAGACGATGAACTACAGTTGCGCGCAG GTGATATTCTGACACAAATTGGCAGCGTACACGACAATGGATGGGCCTACGGTCGGTTACGAGATAGACTTGGTCTGTTTCCGGCCAATTATGTGGAAGCTCTAAGGTGA